A single Arcobacter sp. FWKO B DNA region contains:
- a CDS encoding ABC transporter permease, whose amino-acid sequence MNKKLINYIVLKYLRFDKTNPFISISGILAFFGVAIGIMVLILTMAIMNGTQKEFEKKLFTMNYPLTIYPKIENSVTIDLLNQLEQQFPKLIFSPFVSTQAIVEYNKKMAGGVIFGVDSKKEALVNSIYADALINIDLTTYDVILGDGIKGNIGAFENDRVTLYFTNITPTGFSMMPKIKRFDVASSFKSGLNAYDHSYMYTSIEALSNILGRDSNVYDGLHIYSSKPFEDIDILKAELPYNVGIVGWWQQNGNFFAAMELEKRALFIVLMLIILIASLNIISSLLMTVMSRRKEIALLLSMGVSQKEIKSIFLRLGMIIGVSGICIGLIFGFSSMYLLDTFDIIALPVDVYGTSKLPLELALSDFLMILFGSFFIVYLASLYPASKATKIDVLEVLRNE is encoded by the coding sequence GTGAATAAAAAACTTATAAACTATATTGTTTTAAAATATTTAAGATTTGATAAAACAAACCCATTTATCAGTATAAGTGGGATTTTGGCTTTTTTTGGTGTTGCTATTGGTATTATGGTACTAATTTTAACTATGGCAATAATGAATGGCACACAAAAAGAGTTTGAAAAAAAACTTTTTACTATGAACTACCCACTTACAATATACCCAAAAATTGAAAACAGCGTAACAATAGATTTACTAAATCAACTTGAGCAACAATTTCCAAAGCTGATATTTTCCCCTTTTGTATCTACTCAAGCAATCGTAGAATACAACAAAAAAATGGCTGGAGGAGTTATCTTTGGAGTTGATAGCAAAAAAGAGGCTTTAGTTAATTCTATATATGCAGATGCTCTAATAAACATTGATTTAACTACATATGATGTCATATTGGGTGATGGAATAAAAGGAAATATTGGAGCATTTGAAAACGATAGAGTCACCTTATACTTTACTAATATAACACCAACTGGCTTTTCGATGATGCCAAAAATAAAAAGGTTTGATGTAGCAAGCAGTTTCAAATCAGGATTAAATGCCTATGATCATTCTTATATGTATACCTCAATTGAAGCATTATCTAATATTCTAGGAAGAGATAGCAATGTTTATGATGGTTTACATATATATTCAAGTAAACCTTTTGAGGATATAGATATTTTAAAAGCTGAATTACCTTACAATGTTGGTATTGTTGGTTGGTGGCAACAAAATGGTAACTTTTTTGCTGCAATGGAGCTTGAAAAAAGAGCTTTATTTATTGTATTAATGCTTATAATACTTATTGCATCACTCAATATAATAAGCTCACTTCTTATGACTGTAATGAGTAGAAGAAAAGAAATAGCCCTACTTTTATCAATGGGAGTTTCGCAAAAAGAGATAAAGTCAATATTTTTAAGACTTGGTATGATTATAGGGGTTAGTGGTATTTGTATTGGTCTAATTTTCGGCTTTAGCAGTATGTATCTACTTGATACTTTTGATATTATAGCACTACCTGTAGATGTTTATGGTACCTCAAAACTCCCACTAGAACTTGCACTTAGTGACTTTTTAATGATTCTATTTGGTTCATTTTTTATAGTATATCTAGCATCACTTTATCCAGCATCAAAAGCTACTAAAATAGATGTATTAGAAGTTTTAAGGAATGAGTAA
- the hpf gene encoding ribosome hibernation-promoting factor, HPF/YfiA family, whose translation MNTGIVGRHIELTDAIKEHINASVETFNKFNLDIISVNSIVSKESKNGKVGFTFEFTINIANLDTVVIKQKDRDLHSAIDIATDRAQKFLRRHHDKISGHKATKLAEVALNEIQDEIANELEKLENEIVPVKLKSYKPMDIEEALDELKASDDIFKVFYDKDSNLRVLYRLKTAGQFGLY comes from the coding sequence ATGAATACAGGTATAGTAGGAAGACATATAGAACTAACTGATGCTATAAAAGAGCATATAAATGCTTCAGTGGAGACATTTAATAAATTTAACCTTGATATTATATCAGTTAATTCAATAGTTTCAAAAGAATCAAAAAATGGAAAAGTTGGATTTACATTTGAGTTTACAATTAATATAGCAAACCTTGATACAGTAGTTATAAAACAAAAAGATAGAGATTTACATAGTGCAATAGATATTGCAACAGACAGAGCACAAAAATTTTTAAGAAGACATCATGATAAAATTTCTGGGCACAAAGCTACAAAACTAGCTGAGGTTGCTTTAAATGAAATTCAAGATGAGATAGCTAACGAGCTAGAAAAACTTGAAAATGAAATAGTACCTGTTAAATTAAAGTCATACAAACCTATGGATATTGAAGAAGCTTTAGATGAATTGAAAGCTAGTGATGATATCTTTAAAGTGTTCTATGATAAAGATAGCAATCTAAGAGTTTTATATAGACTAAAAACTGCTGGACAGTTTGGACTTTATTAA
- a CDS encoding GNAT family N-acetyltransferase — protein MIRKAQKEDINKLLEIENSVFSEYDFKLTKRCFIYHQKKGHIYVVQDNDIICAYFLFLEYKKSLRLYSIAVSKEFTNKGFGSKMIEYLIKLAHEKLKNIILEVKLDNTNAINLYQKYGFMKKKILRSYYLDGKDGIKMVLLKNLQKI, from the coding sequence ATGATAAGAAAAGCACAAAAAGAAGATATAAATAAATTGCTAGAAATTGAAAATAGTGTTTTTAGTGAATATGATTTTAAACTAACTAAGCGATGCTTTATTTATCATCAAAAAAAAGGGCATATTTATGTTGTGCAAGATAATGATATAATATGTGCGTATTTTCTTTTTTTAGAATATAAAAAATCATTAAGGCTTTATTCTATCGCAGTTTCAAAAGAGTTTACAAATAAAGGCTTTGGTTCAAAAATGATAGAATATTTGATAAAACTTGCACACGAAAAATTGAAAAATATAATACTTGAAGTTAAACTTGATAATACAAATGCAATAAATTTATATCAAAAGTATGGTTTTATGAAGAAAAAAATATTACGATCATACTATCTTGATGGAAAAGATGGTATAAAAATGGTTCTTTTAAAAAATTTGCAAAAAATTTAG
- a CDS encoding sensor histidine kinase, translating to MDELRIKIQDWRDIVIFGILFGLILSGGIYIILEKSFFYGVVFGALNGLFIGIYSSLLITFLNTEILANIEKKYWNFLSFVFSFFAGFFGNLTATFLCSVIDIPILPNYYENQFIFASIVGLMTYFIGFILYKFVSIRNKSETIEANLAKKELEILEAQLNPHFLFNALNSSAELIHKDKDMAEMMLLNISSFLRQTLLKKTKISILEELNFVQNYVWIENIRFNQEIQLHIKNNLEDSNYYIPKFSIQLLVENAIKHNKIASKLLNIEIIINKNNDGNLYIDVIDDGDGFDDIQFGVGLRNLRDRLNLLHNGKVIYTRAYNQTIFSIILKDKYENSNY from the coding sequence ATGGATGAATTAAGAATAAAAATACAAGACTGGCGTGATATTGTAATATTTGGGATCTTATTTGGTCTTATTTTAAGTGGTGGAATATATATTATTTTAGAAAAAAGCTTCTTTTATGGAGTTGTCTTTGGTGCGTTAAATGGACTTTTTATAGGTATTTATTCATCATTATTAATTACATTTTTAAATACAGAAATATTAGCTAATATTGAAAAAAAATATTGGAATTTTTTAAGTTTTGTCTTTTCTTTTTTTGCAGGTTTTTTTGGGAATCTAACGGCAACATTTTTATGTTCAGTTATTGATATACCAATACTACCTAACTATTATGAAAATCAATTTATTTTTGCCAGTATTGTAGGACTTATGACATATTTTATAGGTTTTATTTTATATAAATTTGTATCTATTAGAAATAAAAGTGAAACTATAGAAGCAAATCTTGCAAAAAAAGAGTTAGAAATTCTTGAAGCACAATTAAATCCACATTTTTTGTTTAATGCTCTTAATTCATCAGCTGAACTTATCCATAAGGATAAAGATATGGCAGAAATGATGCTTTTAAATATTTCATCATTTTTAAGGCAAACTCTACTCAAAAAAACAAAAATATCTATATTAGAAGAATTGAATTTTGTACAAAACTATGTTTGGATTGAAAATATAAGATTCAACCAAGAAATACAATTACATATTAAAAACAATTTAGAAGATTCAAACTATTATATCCCTAAATTTTCTATACAACTTCTTGTTGAAAATGCTATCAAACATAACAAGATAGCTTCAAAACTACTAAACATAGAAATTATAATCAATAAAAATAATGATGGAAATCTTTATATTGATGTAATAGACGATGGTGATGGATTTGATGATATTCAATTTGGTGTAGGCTTAAGAAACTTAAGAGATAGACTCAATCTTTTACATAATGGAAAAGTAATTTATACAAGAGCTTATAACCAAACTATATTTAGTATTATTTTAAAGGACAAATATGAAAATAGCAATTATTGA
- the secA gene encoding preprotein translocase subunit SecA, whose protein sequence is MINFLSKIFGTKNDKEIKKYKKIVSQINAKEEYYSSLDDKTLQEKFEELKQYIKSEQKNFNDVLIDSFAITREASKRTLNMRHHDVQLIGGLVLHDGKIAEMKTGEGKTLVATLAVALNAMDGNGVHVVTVNDYLASRDAKELEPLYNFLGYSVGVIKSGMYDEVLKKAQYDCDILYGTNNEFGFDYLRDNMKYSLTEKVQRKHNFVIVDEVDSILIDEARTPLIISGPTNRKSNHYEQANIVAQKLERGERIEPKKADEQVITTGDFTVDEKNRVILLTEQGIKNAEALFEVENLYSLENAKLSHYLDQALKANYLFVKDVDYVVKDNSVIIVDEFTGRLSEGRRFSDGLHQALEAKEGVKIQDESQTLADVTFQNYFRMYNKLSGMTGTAQTEATEFAEIYGLEVVSIPTNVPIQRIDKNDLVYKSEREKFDAVCNRIKELHTKGQPVLVGTASIEKSELLHSLLKKEKIPHTVLNAKQHDKEAEIILEAGKKGAVTIATNMAGRGVDIKLTEEIKALGGLAIIGTERHESRRIDNQLRGRSGRQGDVGESQFYLSLEDSLLRIFGSDRIKNIMEKIGIQEGEHIESKMVTRAIENAQKKVETMHFESRKHLLEYDDVANKQRKVIYNFRDELLNPEFEIHEKILENITEYVQSTLANFDIIDGMNSDEFNYDGILLKLKEELTLELTLQDIKSDDYTELESKLIEILTNTYNEKMSIAAPEQINEIERILYLQILDNAWREHLYSMDTLKTGIGLRGYNQKDPLVEYKKESYNMFMELIVSVKHEIVKVLFSLRLKGEEREKEVIENIVHDMQDSTKNITTNTEISPSIEKKIARNEPCPCGSGKKYKQCCGVSGPKRGLLASK, encoded by the coding sequence ATGATAAATTTTTTAAGTAAGATTTTTGGCACAAAGAATGACAAAGAAATCAAAAAATATAAAAAAATAGTATCTCAAATAAATGCTAAAGAAGAATATTATAGCTCACTTGATGATAAAACACTACAGGAAAAATTTGAAGAATTAAAACAGTATATAAAAAGTGAACAAAAAAATTTCAATGATGTATTGATAGACTCTTTTGCTATAACAAGAGAAGCTTCAAAAAGAACTCTAAATATGAGACATCATGATGTACAGCTTATTGGTGGTTTGGTTTTACATGATGGCAAAATTGCTGAAATGAAAACTGGTGAAGGAAAAACTCTTGTGGCAACACTTGCCGTTGCACTAAATGCTATGGATGGAAATGGTGTTCATGTTGTGACTGTAAACGATTATCTTGCAAGTAGAGATGCAAAAGAACTTGAACCCCTTTACAACTTCTTAGGCTATAGTGTAGGTGTTATAAAAAGTGGTATGTATGATGAAGTTCTAAAAAAAGCTCAATATGATTGTGATATATTATATGGAACAAATAATGAGTTTGGATTTGATTACTTAAGAGATAATATGAAATATTCTCTTACTGAAAAAGTTCAAAGAAAACACAACTTTGTTATAGTAGATGAAGTTGACTCTATTTTGATTGATGAGGCTAGAACTCCTCTTATTATTAGTGGACCAACTAATAGAAAAAGTAACCACTATGAACAAGCAAATATTGTTGCACAAAAGCTAGAAAGGGGAGAAAGAATTGAACCTAAAAAAGCTGATGAGCAAGTAATCACTACTGGAGATTTTACTGTTGATGAAAAAAACAGAGTTATCCTTCTTACTGAACAAGGTATAAAAAATGCAGAAGCACTTTTTGAAGTAGAAAATTTATATTCACTTGAAAATGCAAAATTATCTCACTATTTAGATCAAGCCCTAAAAGCAAACTACTTATTTGTAAAAGATGTTGATTATGTTGTAAAAGACAATTCTGTTATTATTGTAGATGAATTTACAGGAAGACTTAGTGAAGGAAGAAGATTTAGTGATGGGCTTCATCAAGCTCTTGAAGCAAAAGAAGGAGTAAAAATCCAAGACGAATCACAAACTCTAGCTGATGTAACTTTCCAAAACTACTTTAGAATGTACAACAAATTATCAGGTATGACAGGAACTGCCCAAACTGAAGCTACTGAGTTTGCAGAAATTTATGGACTAGAAGTAGTATCAATCCCTACAAATGTGCCAATACAAAGAATAGATAAAAATGATTTAGTTTATAAAAGTGAAAGAGAAAAATTTGATGCTGTTTGTAATAGAATCAAAGAACTTCATACTAAAGGTCAGCCAGTTCTTGTTGGAACAGCAAGTATTGAAAAAAGTGAACTATTACATTCACTTTTGAAAAAAGAAAAAATACCTCATACTGTACTAAATGCAAAACAACACGATAAAGAAGCTGAAATCATCCTTGAAGCTGGGAAAAAAGGTGCTGTTACAATAGCAACAAATATGGCAGGTCGTGGTGTTGATATAAAATTAACAGAAGAGATTAAAGCTCTTGGTGGACTTGCTATCATAGGTACAGAAAGACATGAAAGTAGAAGAATTGACAACCAATTAAGAGGTAGAAGTGGTAGACAAGGTGATGTTGGTGAATCTCAATTTTACCTAAGTCTTGAAGATAGCCTTCTTAGAATTTTTGGAAGTGATAGAATCAAAAACATTATGGAAAAAATTGGTATCCAAGAAGGTGAACACATAGAATCAAAAATGGTTACTCGAGCTATAGAAAATGCTCAGAAAAAAGTAGAAACTATGCACTTTGAAAGTAGAAAACATCTGCTAGAATACGATGATGTAGCTAACAAACAAAGAAAAGTAATCTACAACTTTAGAGATGAGCTTTTAAATCCAGAGTTTGAAATACATGAAAAAATATTAGAAAATATAACAGAGTATGTTCAATCTACATTAGCAAATTTTGATATAATCGATGGAATGAATAGTGATGAGTTTAATTATGATGGTATACTTCTAAAACTAAAAGAAGAGCTTACTTTAGAATTAACTCTTCAAGATATAAAAAGTGATGATTATACAGAGTTAGAATCAAAATTAATTGAAATTCTTACAAATACATACAATGAAAAAATGAGTATTGCTGCACCTGAACAGATAAATGAAATCGAAAGAATTTTATATCTTCAAATACTAGATAATGCTTGGAGAGAACATCTTTACTCAATGGATACATTAAAAACTGGTATTGGACTTCGTGGATATAACCAAAAAGACCCACTTGTAGAGTATAAAAAAGAGAGTTACAATATGTTTATGGAACTTATCGTATCTGTTAAACATGAGATTGTAAAAGTACTTTTTTCATTAAGATTAAAGGGTGAAGAAAGAGAAAAAGAGGTAATAGAAAATATAGTACATGATATGCAAGATAGTACAAAAAATATTACTACAAACACTGAGATTAGTCCTTCTATTGAAAAAAAAATAGCAAGAAATGAACCTTGCCCTTGTGGAAGTGGAAAAAAATACAAACAATGTTGTGGGGTTAGTGGCCCAAAAAGAGGTTTATTAGCATCTAAGTAA
- the lolA gene encoding LolA-like outer membrane lipoprotein chaperone → MKVFIILCLFLVNMYASNKIDTFSSQFVQTITNPQGQKVVYSGDIHISSSTKVAWFYKKPMEKNIYILGEEVTVIEPMLEQAIVSKHNMQVDILKVLQEAKNAKKPFSTTIQKQKYDIDVDKNGVIIGISYVDEFENNVLITFVNSSYNNKIYDDLFEFYIPFNYDIIYK, encoded by the coding sequence TTGAAAGTTTTTATAATATTATGTTTGTTTTTGGTAAATATGTATGCTAGTAATAAGATAGATACATTTAGTTCACAGTTTGTTCAAACTATTACAAATCCACAAGGACAAAAGGTAGTTTATAGTGGAGACATACATATATCAAGTAGTACAAAAGTAGCTTGGTTTTATAAAAAACCAATGGAAAAAAATATTTATATATTAGGTGAAGAGGTAACTGTTATAGAGCCAATGCTAGAACAAGCAATTGTGTCAAAGCACAATATGCAAGTTGATATTTTAAAAGTTTTGCAAGAAGCAAAAAATGCAAAAAAACCATTTTCTACTACTATTCAAAAACAAAAGTATGATATTGATGTAGATAAAAATGGAGTTATAATAGGGATATCATATGTTGATGAGTTTGAGAATAATGTATTAATAACATTTGTAAATTCATCTTACAATAACAAAATTTATGATGATTTATTTGAATTTTATATTCCTTTTAATTATGATATAATCTATAAGTAG
- a CDS encoding Crp/Fnr family transcriptional regulator: protein MTKVLILSNSKSQKNEISQLLNGYNRFDITITGCLDGLSLIENNQTFDICISFSDNESIKYREKIYNTLTKYNPTQKIIEIQNEDSKCLFDYECKECLNRNILTLRKPLNIDTLIGFIDNFEIKVCQVLSKNNITANLNHIYFFKHLDDSWLAKLKSHSILKKYNSGNIVFYSNEKIEYFYFLISGNVKQFHIQNDGTITIIKKIDLPSFICEYESFSNDYFTSNVEAVSDSSILCIEKLFFIDMIKNDPQLSFLMFSSLSKNVVQLQNNTISNALTQAHFKVALKLYEKPCILKYTRKKELADELNIAQETLSRALKKLKELEILDAKNEIIDFDKLEELIFSFSDL, encoded by the coding sequence ATGACTAAAGTATTAATTTTGAGTAACTCAAAATCTCAAAAAAATGAAATCTCTCAACTTCTTAATGGATATAATAGATTTGATATCACAATAACTGGCTGTTTAGATGGATTAAGTCTAATTGAGAACAATCAAACTTTTGATATATGTATCTCTTTTTCTGATAATGAGAGTATAAAATATCGTGAAAAAATTTACAATACTTTAACAAAATATAATCCAACACAAAAAATAATAGAAATACAAAATGAAGATTCAAAATGCCTTTTTGATTATGAATGTAAAGAGTGTTTAAATAGAAATATTTTAACACTGAGAAAACCACTAAATATAGATACTTTGATAGGATTTATTGATAATTTTGAAATAAAAGTGTGTCAAGTTTTGTCAAAAAACAATATTACTGCAAATCTAAATCATATTTATTTTTTTAAACATCTTGATGATTCTTGGCTAGCAAAGTTAAAGTCACACAGTATACTCAAAAAATACAATTCTGGAAATATTGTTTTTTATAGCAATGAAAAAATAGAGTATTTTTACTTTTTAATAAGTGGAAATGTAAAACAGTTTCATATTCAAAATGATGGAACAATAACCATTATAAAAAAAATAGACTTACCATCTTTTATTTGTGAGTATGAATCTTTTTCAAATGATTATTTTACATCAAATGTAGAAGCTGTAAGTGATAGCTCAATATTATGTATAGAAAAATTGTTTTTTATTGATATGATTAAAAATGATCCCCAATTATCATTTTTGATGTTTAGTTCTTTATCAAAAAATGTTGTACAATTACAAAATAATACTATTAGTAATGCATTAACACAAGCACATTTTAAAGTAGCTTTAAAACTTTACGAAAAGCCATGTATTTTGAAATATACTAGGAAAAAAGAGCTTGCAGATGAGTTGAATATAGCACAAGAAACACTTTCAAGAGCATTAAAAAAATTAAAAGAGCTTGAAATATTAGATGCAAAAAATGAGATAATTGATTTTGATAAACTTGAGGAACTGATATTTAGCTTTAGTGACTTGTAA
- a CDS encoding LytR/AlgR family response regulator transcription factor: MKIAIIDDENLALQRLERILNELGFENVTTSTNPDIIYDQKFDLLFLDIDMPSISGVELAKKIKSIYPDISIIFQTAYSEYALEAFNIGSIDYILKPTEKSRVLQALNRVKPIIKKPLTKLVTKLGNETYVIDPKDVYFIQADLNEVIVKTKSTNAYMQNNISVLEEELKDFGFVRVHRSYLVNIHKIKTLKTVEASKFEIEFTDIYDKVTTSKDGAKYLRGFLQEIGV; this comes from the coding sequence ATGAAAATAGCAATTATTGATGATGAGAATTTAGCTCTGCAAAGATTAGAAAGGATTTTAAATGAGCTTGGTTTTGAGAATGTAACAACAAGTACAAACCCAGATATAATATATGATCAAAAATTTGACTTACTATTTTTGGATATAGATATGCCATCTATTTCTGGAGTTGAACTTGCAAAAAAAATAAAATCAATTTACCCTGATATTTCTATCATATTTCAAACTGCTTATAGTGAGTATGCATTAGAAGCATTTAATATTGGGAGTATTGATTATATACTAAAACCGACTGAAAAAAGTAGAGTTTTACAAGCACTAAATAGAGTAAAACCTATTATTAAAAAACCTCTAACTAAGCTTGTCACTAAGCTTGGAAATGAAACATATGTGATAGACCCAAAAGATGTATATTTTATACAAGCAGACTTAAATGAAGTAATAGTAAAAACAAAATCTACAAATGCCTATATGCAAAATAATATATCTGTTTTAGAAGAGGAACTAAAAGATTTTGGTTTTGTTAGAGTACATAGATCGTATCTTGTAAATATTCACAAAATAAAAACTCTTAAAACAGTAGAAGCAAGTAAGTTTGAAATCGAATTTACTGATATTTATGATAAGGTAACCACAAGTAAAGATGGAGCAAAATATTTAAGAGGATTTTTACAAGAAATTGGTGTGTAA
- a CDS encoding DUF2156 domain-containing protein yields the protein MSTLTINNISLKHFDLRAKELMQSYLKLINVDISDYTFSQNYIWLSNATGFYSIIDDTFCLFILNGGEISMLLPPLGKKENVHKAILSCFEIMNTHNTNRYYSKIEYVHEQILEGFVNYLEEGTVIFEALEDFLIEKKLVDYIYKIDDLIELKGDAYKSKRNEINRFKNAYPNHKIEVLDKQKHTSQIVGLFNKWVSDRTKYMPKEEVENFMDGIYFERFAIKRLLNDYDKLDVIGIVIYIDDELKGFTVGEKINEKTSSVIIEKTDFEVLGCAQFIFREFSKYLKNEYGSHYINVGDDMGFENLKKVKMSYRPDKLVPKYTIYQK from the coding sequence GTGTCCACCCTTACTATAAATAATATCTCATTAAAACACTTTGATTTAAGGGCTAAAGAGCTTATGCAAAGCTATTTAAAACTTATAAATGTAGATATCAGTGACTATACATTTTCTCAAAATTATATATGGCTTAGTAATGCAACAGGTTTTTATAGTATTATAGATGATACATTTTGTCTTTTTATATTAAATGGTGGTGAAATTTCTATGCTTTTACCTCCACTTGGAAAAAAAGAAAATGTTCATAAAGCTATATTAAGTTGTTTTGAAATTATGAATACACACAACACAAATAGATACTATTCTAAGATTGAATATGTTCATGAACAGATTTTGGAAGGGTTTGTAAATTATCTTGAAGAAGGGACTGTTATATTTGAAGCCTTGGAAGATTTTTTGATAGAGAAAAAATTAGTTGATTATATCTATAAGATAGATGATTTGATAGAGTTAAAAGGGGATGCTTATAAGTCTAAAAGAAATGAAATAAATAGATTCAAAAATGCTTATCCAAATCATAAAATTGAAGTTCTTGATAAACAAAAGCATACTTCACAAATAGTTGGTTTGTTTAATAAATGGGTAAGTGATAGAACAAAATATATGCCAAAAGAAGAAGTTGAAAACTTTATGGATGGGATATATTTTGAACGATTTGCCATAAAGCGACTTTTAAATGATTATGATAAACTAGATGTTATAGGAATTGTAATATATATTGATGATGAATTAAAAGGTTTTACTGTAGGTGAGAAGATAAATGAAAAAACATCAAGTGTAATAATTGAAAAAACAGATTTTGAGGTTCTTGGATGTGCACAGTTTATCTTTAGGGAGTTTTCAAAATACCTAAAAAATGAATATGGAAGTCATTATATTAATGTAGGCGATGATATGGGATTTGAAAATCTAAAAAAAGTAAAAATGTCATATCGTCCAGATAAATTAGTACCAAAATATACGATATATCAAAAATGA